The following coding sequences lie in one Montipora foliosa isolate CH-2021 chromosome 11, ASM3666993v2, whole genome shotgun sequence genomic window:
- the LOC137976718 gene encoding uncharacterized protein PF3D7_1120000-like, with amino-acid sequence MGNDKEGKASDSKRGEGHKRLRDGGSQTDEEDLMASGRSTSVRLDEMNAKLDKVLAVCGEIESLKKEIGELKGELKDLKESLEFAGKEIISLKAEMAETSTTVKENGEDINSFDTDIEVLKRRNIKLEAYTRRENIRIYNIKEESDENTEEQVRNLFVAKLRIPQNDVDAIRFERVHRIPVKPSSQRSQSRGPRPVIVRFSHYQNKEFVRSFYKNLKGTKIGISDDFPREVEEIHKTLYPVLKQAKREQKRAFFNFDKLIINGQIYRGEETKNLPYYGNIMKNFV; translated from the coding sequence ATGGGAAACGATAAAGAAGGAAAAGCCTCCGATTCCAAGCGCGGAGAAGGTCATAAAAGACTCAGAGATGGTGGATCTCAAACAGATGAAGAAGACCTCATGGCTTCCGGGCGCTCAACTTCGGTTCGCCTCGACGAAATGAACGCTAAATTAGACAAAGTTCTCGCAGTATGCGGCGAAATTGAATCACTCAAGAAAGAAATAGGTGAGCTAAAAGGAGAACTTAAAGATCTGAAAGAGTCACTAGAATTTGCCGGGAAAGAGATCATCAGCTTAAAAGCAGAAATGGCTGAAACTTCCACGACAGTTAAAGAAAACGGTGAGGATATAAATTCCTTTGATACTGACATTGAAGTTTTGAAGCGGAGAAATATCAAATTGGAGGCCTACACAAGGCGCGAAAATATAAGAATCTACAACATCAAAGAAGAATCTGATGAAAACACCGAAGAACAGGTTAGAAATCTATTTGTCGCTAAACTGCGAATTCCTCAAAACGATGTTGACGCCATTCGCTTCGAAAGGGTGCATAGAATTCCGGTGAAACCATCAAGTCAAAGATCGCAAAGTCGTGGTCCAAGACCAGTAATTGTTAGATTTAGTCACTATCAGAATAAGGAATTTGTCCGCTCCTTTTACAAGAACCTAAAGGGAACTAAGATTGGAATTTCGGACGACTTTCCGAGAGAGGTTGAAGAGATTCATAAAACTCTCTATCCAGttttaaaacaagcgaaacgcGAACAGAAAAGGGCTTTCTTCAACTTCGACAAACTAATCATAAATGGCCAAATCTACAGAGGAGAAGAGACCAAGAACCTCCCCTATTATGGAAACATTATGAAAAACTTCGTATAA